The genomic DNA GCATTTTAAAGAATACTCACCTGTCTGGGTGAAAAATGGTTTTCCCGTTGCCTGAATAAAATCGCCGGCATCACAGAGCTTAAAAAGTTCGTAATTTTCTTCGCCAATAGTATTTTGAGCCACATAAAGCTGAATTTTTCCGGAACTATCTTCCAGATCGCCAAAACCGATTTTTCCCTGTCGGCGCATAGCTGTTAAACGACCGGTTATAGTAACTTCTTCATTTTTTTGCAGGCACTCTTCTTTATCTGCCAAAAGAGAAGATATATAATTAGTTCGGAGGGATTTTACAGGATAGGGATCAATCCCCAGCGCTTTGATTTTTGCCAGTTTTTCTTTACGCAACTGGATAAACTGATTGGATTTGGAGAGCATTACGGCTGTTTATAAATCTTTAAAGGGATTATCTGTTACAGGATTCACTTTTTGGCTGGCATACTTGCGCCAATCCTCATCATTACGATTTCTTCCACCCCGGCGCTGATTTGAGCTATGAGGTCTATCGTTATGCTGTTCTCTATGATTATGTTCTTCAGAACGGGCACGCTCTTCAGCAATTTCCATCGGTGTGCGGTCTGTATAATCCAAAGTAATTCTGTGATTATCTTTATCTATGGCAGTCACCATTAAAGTTATGGGATCGCCTGATTGAAAACTATCGCTTTTCCGGACTCTGGATTTAGGTAAAAGCCCTGTAATACCTTCACTGATAGTAACAAAAACGCCAAAATTGGTGGAACTTTCTACAATTCCTTCAAAAGGATTTTCCAGCTGTACAATTTCGTCAATTTTATCCCAAGGGTCTTCTTCCAAGGCCTTCAAGGAAAGGGATATTTTGCGGGTATCTTCATCTATGCGAAGAATTTGCACCTGCACCCAGTCCCCTTCTTTTACAATTTCCCGCGGATGAGATATTTGGCGATTGCGGCTCATTTCAGAAACAGGTATCAGCCCTTCCACCCCGGGTTTAAGTTCTGCAAATGCTCCAAAATTATGTAAACGCAGAACCCGACAATTAATAATATCGCCTTCGTGCAGTTCTTTCAATGCCTGTTCAAAAGGATTTTCTAAAAGCGCTTTGCGGGACAGGGCAATTTTTTCTCCCTTAATATCCAGAATTTTAACTTCAATTTCCTGCCCTTTTTTCAGCTCGTCCTGCGGTTTAACTATATGCTGCCAGGAAATTTCCGAAATATGTAACAAACCCTCAATGCCATCTAAATCTACAAAAGCGCCAAAAGTGGTCATCCGCAAGACCTTGCCGGTAACAACATCCCCTACATTCAGTTTGGCTAAAGCTGCTTCTTTTCTTTCCTGCTCCTGCATTTCTTCAAGCTGCCGATGCGAAACAACAATCCGACGGCAATTTTCGGAACATTCTATTACCAGAAAATCCATCGTTTTGCCTATATATTGAGCAGTATCTTCTGAGGACCTTTGAGATACTTGAGAAACGGGACAAAATGCCTTTGCTCCTAAAATATCAACATTAAAGCCACCCTTGGTAGGAGTAAATATCTTTCCCTGCACGGGAATTTTCTTTTCGTATGCCTCAAGGATTGACTGCTTATCTACATATTGCTTGGTTAAACTTTTAGCTATAACATAGCCATTTTCATTCTGGTCAACAACATAACCTTTTAAGCTGTCTCCCACTTTGTAAGATAGAACTCCACTGGCGTTGGAAAATTCTCCGATTTCGGCATAAGCATCATATTTGCCGCCCAAATTCAAAATTAAATATTGGTCGCTGATACTTACAATAGGGGCTTCAATAACATCGCCCTTTTTAATTTCAGCCGTGTTTTGAAAGGATTCTTCCAACATCCGCAGATATTCATCCTTCATTTCTCTCATAGCAGCTTTGCTGCTGGTAGTATGTAACTTATCTGACATAAGATTCTCCTAAAGGCAATTCAGAAAGACCAACTTTCCTGTTGCCTTCTTTTTGTAAAGGTTTTTATTCCTCAGCTTCTTTTAATTGTAAAAATAAGTGTCTGTTAGCTAATTAAGACCCCTGTTATAAACCTCTGTAAATCCTAATAATTCAGTTGCCCTATTTCAGATTGTATATCTGCGACTGAGTTACCTGAAGTTCTTGATAAAAAACTCCTTATCTTGTGGCAAAAAAGAATACTAAATCTGTTTTTATTTGACAATTATCATAGGATCTGAAAATGATGCTTTTCATAAGTTAAAGCGGGTTATTTAAACCGAAGAGCCAGATAAATGGCTAAAGGATTGACTATGGCAAACGATATTGAACTGCTGGATGAAATTCTGGCTAAGTATCAAGGCAAAAAGGGGTCTTTAATTCCGTTATTACAAGAAACGCAGAATACCCTGGGTTTTTTATCCCGGGAAACAATGGCTTACATAGCGGAAAAAATGCATATTCCGGCAGCTGAGATTTTTGGTGTAGCTACCTTTTATTCAATGTTTCGTTTAAAACCACAGGGAAAACATCTTATTCGTGTTTGTAAAGGAACTGCTTGTCATGTTTCCGATGCGGATGGCATAAAAAAAGCCGTGATGGATGCATTACAGCTTTCCGAAGAGGAAAATACAACTGCCGATATGCAGTTTACTGTAATGGAAGTTGCCTGCCTGGGTTGCTGTTCTTTATCTCCGGTAATTATGATAGACGGAAGAACTTATGGTAAATTAACGCCGGGGGCAATTCCTGCTGTTCTGAAACAATATGAAACCGAGGATACTTTATGAATAATATAATCGTAAAAGTTGGTTTGGCAAGTTGTGGTGTTGCAGCTGGTGCCAAAGAAGTATATAATGCCCTGGAACAATATCTTGAAAATAATCCAAGACCTGTTACTCTAAAAAAGACAGCGTGCATTGGAATGTGTTTTGAGGAGCCAATTGTGCAATTTGAGGGCTCCGAACTTGGTTCTATTCATATCGGTAGAGCTAATCCGGAAACCATAATTCAAATACTGGAGGACTATATAGCCGGAAAAGCACCTGCCGAAAATATCATTTTAGCTGAAAAGATAAGCGGTAAGCATAATGCTCTTTTGGCAAATCAGCAAAGAATCGTTTTACGCAATTGCGGAATTATAGACCCGGAATGCCTTGAGGATTATGAAGCCGGAGATGGTTATAAAGCACTGCAAAAAGCACTGCAAATGGAAAGAACAGCCATCATTGAAGAAATTAAAAAATCCGGTTTAAGAGGAAGAGGTGGAGCTGGTTTTCCTACAGGGCTGAAATGGCAATTTTGTGCCTCTGAAAATTCGGATAAGAAATATGTAATTTGTAACGCTGATGAAGGAGACCCCGGTGCTTTTATGGACCGCAGTACTCTGGAAGGTGACCCCCATTCTGTAATTGAAGGTATGACTATTGGTGCTTATGCCATTGGAGCTAACGAGGGCTATATTTACTGTCGTGCAGAATATCCTATGGCTTTGGAACATTTGAAAACAGCTATTTCTGCCGCCGAAGAAAAGGGTTATCTGGGAAAAAACATTCTGGGCAGCTCCTTCAGTTTTGATTTACATATCAAAGAAGGAGCCGGTGCTTTCGTTTGCGGAGAAGAAACTGCTTTAATGCAATCCATTGAAGGAAAAAGAGGTATGCCAACTCTACGCCCTCCGTATCCTGCAGCAAAAGGACTTTGGGGCAAACCAACAAACATCAATAATGTAGAGACCTGGGCAAATATTCCCTGGATAATTATGCACGGGGCACAGGAATTCAGGAAATACGGAACGGAAAAATCACCCGGAACCAAGGTCTTTGCCTTAGCCGGAAAAATTGCCGGTAGCGGTTTAATTGAAGTTCCCATGGGAATTACATTGCAGGATATTATCTACAATGTCGGAGGAGGAATGAAGACCTCCAAACCCTTTAAAGCAGTCCAAATGGGAGGTCCTTCCGGGGGCTGTATTCCTGCTGAAAAACTTGATACTATAGTTGATTATGATTCTATTACGGCAACAGGTGCAATTATGGGTTCCGGAGGTATGGTGGTAATGGATACAGGAACCTGTATGGTTGATGTAGCCAGGTTTTTCCTTAATTTTACCCAAAACGAATCCTGCGGCAAATGCACTTTTTGCCGCATTGGTACAAAACGGATGCTGGAAATTTTAACCCGCATTACTGAAGGGAAAGGTGAATTGCAAGACATTGAAAAACTGGAAGAACTGGCAGTAAATATTATCAAGGGTTCTCTTTGTGGTTTGGGTCAAACAGCTCCCAATCCGGTTTTAACTACTTTACGCTATTTTAAGGATGAATATTTGGCTCATATTGTAGATAAACACTGTCCCGCAGGTGTTTGCAATGCTCTCATAACCTATAAAATAAATCCCGAAAAATGTATCGGCTGCACTCTTTGTGCCCGAAAATGTCCTGTTTCCTGCATTTCCGGACAAGTAAAACAAGTTCATACTATAGACCAAAGCAAGTGTACTAAATGTGGAACCTGTTTCCAGGTATGCAAGTTTGATGCCGTAACTAAAGAATAGGAGTTTAGGCAATGATAAATGTAAGTTTAAACGGAAAACCAGTGAAAGCAGAGCCCGGAATTACTATTTTAGAACTCTGCAAACAGAATAAGATAGATATTCCTACTTTATGTAACGATGAAGAATTAAATCCTTATGGTTCCTGCTGGGTTTGTTTGGTAGAAGTAAAAGGCAGAAAGGGTTTTGTAACATCCTGCGGAACTATTATTGCAGAAGGAATGGAAATTATAACCGATAGCGAGTCCATTCACACAGCTCGTAAAATGGCTTTGGAATTACTTATTTCCAATCACTATGCGGATTGCATTGCTCCCTGCACAATTGCCTGTCCTGACCAGGTTGATATTCAGACCTATATATCTTTAATAGCCAATGGCAAATATCATGAGGCAGTGAAAGTTATTAAAGAGAAACTCCCAATGCCTCTATCTATTGGAAGGATATGTCCTGCCTTTTGTGAAAAAGAATGCCGCAGACAAATAGTAGATGAAAGCATTGCTATCAGGCAGCTGAAAAGATATGCTGCCGATGTGGATAACGAAGATGTATGGAATTATGTTCCTGAAAAGTTACCTTCCAAAAACAAGAAAGTTGCCATTATCGGAGCCGGACCCAGCGGACTTACCTGTGGCTATTATCTTTCCCACCTGGGCTATGAAGTTCATATTTATGAGGCAGCTCCTAAGGCAGGGGGTTGGTTGCGTTATGGGATTCCGGAATTTCGGCTTCCCAAAGATATTCTGGATGCGGAAATAGAGCTTATTTGCACCAATGGAATGCAGATTGAATATAATCAACAACTGGGCAAAGATGTCTTTTTACAAGACCTGGCAAATGATTTTGCTGCAGTGTATCTTGCCCTCGGAGCTCAAAAAGCAGTGCCAATGCCGGTTAAAGGTAGTGATTTGGAAGGTTGTTTTTTAGGGGTTGATTTCCTGAAAGCACACGCTTTAGGCAATTCTCCTGATTTAGGATTTAAAGTAGCCATCGTTGGAGGTGGAAATACTGCTGTTGATTGTGCCCGAACTGCTGTTAGAAAAGGTTGTGAAGTTGCTGTTATTTATAGAAGAACCAAAGCTGAAATGCCTGCCGAGCCAAGCGAGGTCTTTGCCTGTGAACAGGAAGGCGTGAAATTTTACTACCTTGCCAATCCTGTAGAATATATAGGTAAAGGTGGACATCTAACCAGCGTAATTATTGAAAAAATGCGTTTAGGAGAACCCGATAAAAGCGGAAGAAGAAGACCTGAACCAACCGGTGAATTTTTTGAACTGCCTTTTGACAGTATTATTGCTGCTATTTCTCAGGTTCCTGAGGTGGATATCTTTACGGAAGAGAAAAACTATGTAGCAGATAAAATATTGCCCATTTCGCGTTGGCAAACAGCTATTGTGGATGAATCAACTATGTTTACCGGCTTGGGAAATGTGTTTGCCGGAGGCGATTTTAGAAGAGGTGCTGCAACAGCTATTGAGGCAATTGCTGATGGAAGAATTGCCGCAACCGCTATAGACAGATTTTTGGAAACAGGAGAAATAACTGCTGAACTTATCCCTTTTGACAGTAAAAAAGCTAACACAGTGAAAGAAATCAGCCCTGAAGAGTTTTCTATTTATGAAAAAATAGAGCGACGGGAGATGCCGGAACTGCCTGTTGAAGAAGCAAAAATCAGTTTTAAAGAAGTGGAGCTTGGTTTTTCGGAAACA from Candidatus Cloacimonas sp. includes the following:
- a CDS encoding S1 RNA-binding domain-containing protein: MSDKLHTTSSKAAMREMKDEYLRMLEESFQNTAEIKKGDVIEAPIVSISDQYLILNLGGKYDAYAEIGEFSNASGVLSYKVGDSLKGYVVDQNENGYVIAKSLTKQYVDKQSILEAYEKKIPVQGKIFTPTKGGFNVDILGAKAFCPVSQVSQRSSEDTAQYIGKTMDFLVIECSENCRRIVVSHRQLEEMQEQERKEAALAKLNVGDVVTGKVLRMTTFGAFVDLDGIEGLLHISEISWQHIVKPQDELKKGQEIEVKILDIKGEKIALSRKALLENPFEQALKELHEGDIINCRVLRLHNFGAFAELKPGVEGLIPVSEMSRNRQISHPREIVKEGDWVQVQILRIDEDTRKISLSLKALEEDPWDKIDEIVQLENPFEGIVESSTNFGVFVTISEGITGLLPKSRVRKSDSFQSGDPITLMVTAIDKDNHRITLDYTDRTPMEIAEERARSEEHNHREQHNDRPHSSNQRRGGRNRNDEDWRKYASQKVNPVTDNPFKDL
- the nuoE gene encoding NADH-quinone oxidoreductase subunit NuoE produces the protein MAKGLTMANDIELLDEILAKYQGKKGSLIPLLQETQNTLGFLSRETMAYIAEKMHIPAAEIFGVATFYSMFRLKPQGKHLIRVCKGTACHVSDADGIKKAVMDALQLSEEENTTADMQFTVMEVACLGCCSLSPVIMIDGRTYGKLTPGAIPAVLKQYETEDTL
- a CDS encoding NADH-quinone oxidoreductase subunit NuoF, which translates into the protein MNNIIVKVGLASCGVAAGAKEVYNALEQYLENNPRPVTLKKTACIGMCFEEPIVQFEGSELGSIHIGRANPETIIQILEDYIAGKAPAENIILAEKISGKHNALLANQQRIVLRNCGIIDPECLEDYEAGDGYKALQKALQMERTAIIEEIKKSGLRGRGGAGFPTGLKWQFCASENSDKKYVICNADEGDPGAFMDRSTLEGDPHSVIEGMTIGAYAIGANEGYIYCRAEYPMALEHLKTAISAAEEKGYLGKNILGSSFSFDLHIKEGAGAFVCGEETALMQSIEGKRGMPTLRPPYPAAKGLWGKPTNINNVETWANIPWIIMHGAQEFRKYGTEKSPGTKVFALAGKIAGSGLIEVPMGITLQDIIYNVGGGMKTSKPFKAVQMGGPSGGCIPAEKLDTIVDYDSITATGAIMGSGGMVVMDTGTCMVDVARFFLNFTQNESCGKCTFCRIGTKRMLEILTRITEGKGELQDIEKLEELAVNIIKGSLCGLGQTAPNPVLTTLRYFKDEYLAHIVDKHCPAGVCNALITYKINPEKCIGCTLCARKCPVSCISGQVKQVHTIDQSKCTKCGTCFQVCKFDAVTKE
- a CDS encoding FAD-dependent oxidoreductase, with amino-acid sequence MINVSLNGKPVKAEPGITILELCKQNKIDIPTLCNDEELNPYGSCWVCLVEVKGRKGFVTSCGTIIAEGMEIITDSESIHTARKMALELLISNHYADCIAPCTIACPDQVDIQTYISLIANGKYHEAVKVIKEKLPMPLSIGRICPAFCEKECRRQIVDESIAIRQLKRYAADVDNEDVWNYVPEKLPSKNKKVAIIGAGPSGLTCGYYLSHLGYEVHIYEAAPKAGGWLRYGIPEFRLPKDILDAEIELICTNGMQIEYNQQLGKDVFLQDLANDFAAVYLALGAQKAVPMPVKGSDLEGCFLGVDFLKAHALGNSPDLGFKVAIVGGGNTAVDCARTAVRKGCEVAVIYRRTKAEMPAEPSEVFACEQEGVKFYYLANPVEYIGKGGHLTSVIIEKMRLGEPDKSGRRRPEPTGEFFELPFDSIIAAISQVPEVDIFTEEKNYVADKILPISRWQTAIVDESTMFTGLGNVFAGGDFRRGAATAIEAIADGRIAATAIDRFLETGEITAELIPFDSKKANTVKEISPEEFSIYEKIERREMPELPVEEAKISFKEVELGFSETAAVSEAKRCLECGCFVNETCFLRKYCTDYLVNPAQFLGDKNKHPIDYTHPFIVRDANKCIYCGRCIRTCAEIQGPAVLGYIYRGFATLVAPEFGDSLTKTSCLSCGKCIDVCPVGALTERTVHYKFNPHPKDISLQNCGLCGVGCFIQTETQAGTITRVTTSQKEPGFNGKNLCFKGRFGWQGLDDKDRLTVPLKKEKGIFKEISWQEATDLIAENISLGKTQRFEISPYISLEEMLLLKRAADKYSTGLSANPAFSAFSDSCISLRPQKEPYRILDNFQEYVVYGELNQVLATLIRLQQRKGKKLTLVNYPESPFSRFADANYANLKEVMATEKTLFVYNQNRISEQEAYNLWCFASEKGKDNLLVSTDYRNHPGFLAMQPNFSLTVSDFVMGWGVYPSLAAEAKFRVAVMTFKDEKAPVDLLIPAPSYLEMEGTALSDIGQVTKSANPAKSIIINELMRMFYCLKWIHPNSAEIPFWNAEAEKLLVSLQNYVPAKFEPNAVKSAELSKTINVIPSQVEKYIANLFEQRQKPTKFSGGLTSWSTKE